In Pyxidicoccus xibeiensis, the genomic stretch CTCCCATCCCTGGACTCATGACGTCACCCGCCGCTGAACCTGAAGCCGGACCCGCGCATCGCTGGGTCGGCGTGCTCGGACTCGCCCTGCCGTTCCTCATCTGGGGCGTCTTCGTGGTGCCCCCCATGTGGCTGCAGAGCCTGCATGGCTGCTTTTCGCACTACGACCTGGGCATCTACGTCCAGGCCCTGGCGCGCCTGTCGTTCGATGACCCGAACCCGTGGCTCAGCGCCCGGCAGGTCAAGATCTTCAACGACCACTTCGACCCCATCCTGTGGCTGGCCAGGCCGCTGGTGTCGGTGCTGTCGCCCATGTGGGCCGCGCTCGTGGCCGAGGCCCTCTTCGTGCTGCTCTCCATGGCCCCGCTGCTGTGGCTGCACGTCAAGGGACGCCTGGACCGCCGCGCCACGGCGCTGCTGTGCGCGGTGCTGCTGCTGGGCCCCAGCGCGCTCGACGCCATCATGTTCCCGGTGCACCCCACCACCTGGTCCATGCTGCCGTGGGTGCTGCTCGGCGTGGCGTGGCACCTGCGGAAGAACGGGCTGCTGCTGGTGTCGCTGGTGCTGCTGTTCGCCTGCAAGGAGGAGTTCCCCTTCGCCGGCATCATGCTCGCCGTCGCCCTGTGGCTGCGCGGAGACCGCCGGCTCGCCGTGGGCGTGCTGGTGCTGTCGGTGGCGTGGCTCGGCCTGGTCAACGTGTGGCGGCCCTACTGGATGGGCCCGACCATCGACTACAACGAGCGGCTGCGGCGCGGCCTGGCCGAGGGGCCCGTCCCGTTCCTCCTGGACCGCTTCTCGCCGCGCCAGCTGTCGCGCATCGGCACGCTGATGCTGCTGTTCCTCCCGCTGTCCATCTGGGCCTGGCGCGAGCGGCTCAAGCCCGACTGGCGGTGGATGCTGGTGCTGCTGCCCATGCTGGGCATCCGCTTCCTCGGCATGGCGTGGCGGCACCAGTACGGCGCGCCGCTCGTCACCGCCGCGGTGATGGGCCTGCTGCCCATCTTCTTCGCGCGCCGCCGGATTCCCGCGTGGGTGCTCGTCACCACCGGCGTGCTGCTCGTCACCACCAACGAGTCCAACATCAAGCAGCTGCGGCTCACGTTCGCGTCACCGTCCACGTATCCGCAGATGTGCCCCGGCAACCCGGAGCGGCTGGCCGGCGTGCAGCGCGGCGTGGACTACCTGCTCACCCACCGCGAGGGCCGGGCCCTGCTGGGCGGCAACCTCGTCACGCCCCTGGCCACCCGCGACGAGCTCTACACCATCGGCGGGCCCCAGCCCGAGAACACCCTCGTCTACGACTACGTGCTGGTGGAGAAGCCGCCCCTGGGCAACATCCAGCCCGTGCCCCCCGAGCGCATCGCCGAGCTCATCTCCGTGTGGCGCGCGCAGGAGGGCACCGAGGTCATCATCGACGATGCGCACATCTTCCTCGCGAAGGGCCGCTTCACCACCGCGCACTGAGCGAAGGGGAGGGGCGTTGCGCCCCGGCAAGGGGGCGGGCGAGGGCGCGAGCGGAGGGCCCGTGGAACGGAGATTCGCCGCCAGGCGTTCCCCGCCTCTACGATGCGCTGTGTGACGCGGACCCTGCTCGCCTGTGTGCTGTTCCTGGTCCTGGGGCTCCCCTCGGGCGCGGCCGCCTTCTCCGTCGAGGACCACCGTGCCCTCACCGCAGCCGCGGTCGACGCGGCGGTCTCCTCGGGCGCGGCGCCCGGGCTGGCGGAGCACCGGGAGGCGGTGCTGCACGGCGCCACCGCCGAGGACCTCAACCTCCACGTGAAGTGGACCGGCTGGCACCACTTCTACCGGCCGGAGGGACGGCTCGACTCGGTGCTTCGCCAGGGCTCGGACTCGCGCGTGCGGGACTTGTGGGACGAGGCGCTGGAGGCCGCCCGCCATGGCGACATGACGCGCGCGTGGGACCGCGCGGGCCACCTGGCGCACCACCTGGAGGACATGGCGTCGCCACCCCACGTGGTCCCCGTGAATCACAGCTTCACCGACCGCTTCGAGGGCCAGGGCCTCGGCGGCGCGCTGACGCGGCTGCCCCCGCGCGAGGTGGCGCCGCTCTCCGGCGTGGAGGCCCACCACGCGCTCGCTCGCGAGACGCTGGAGGTGGTGCGCTCCCAGGCGCTCACGACGGTGGAAGGAACGTTCATTCCATGGAGCGCCTTCTGGGCCGAGCCCGACTCGCGCTCGCCCGGCGCCTTCGGGGCGTACGGCCCCGTGGGCAACTCGTTCGGGCTGGCCGAGGTGCGCTGGCAGGGCCGCTCGCGCCGTGTCGACGCGGCGGTGGCCTCCGCGTTCATGGATGCCCGCGCGGCCGCGGCGGTGGCGTATACGCGCGCGTTCCTCACGTGGGCGGCGCAGCGCTTCGCCGAGGTCTCCGCCCCCGGCGCGCCGGGCCTGGCGCTGCGCGGCTTCCGGCCTCCTCCCGAGCTGTCGCTCCAGTTGCTGGGCGGCGTGAATCGCGATGCCCGGGGCTCGGCGCCCGTGGCGGGCCTGCGCGCCGCGCTCCCGCTGCCCCACGCCCTGGGGCTGTCCGTGGACTGGACGCGAGGGGTGGGAAGCGGGCCCATGCGGCCCCGGGGCGGGTGGGCGCTGGCCGTGCAGTCTCCACCCCTGTGGGCGTGGCGGCCGGGGTACTCGGTGGGCGTGGACCTGCGCGCCTCGCTGGGCGTGGGGCTCGTCTCCTGGGAGGGCGGCAGCCGCGTCGGCGTCCCGGTGGGGCTGCGCGCCCATGCGTCCCTGGGCGGCCCCTTCGTCGCCAGCACCGAGGTGCTCTACCAGGGGCTGCGCCCACCTGGCGCGGCCTGGGGACATGGCGTCTCCTTCACCGTGGGAGTCGGGGTGGCGCTGGGCGACCGGTGACGGCTCGGGAATGGAATCCGGGGCGCGGGGTTCCGTGCCTGCTCCCCCCCGAGTGCTCCGTGTCCCCCTGGAGCTGCCACACATGTCCTCGTCTCGCAGGAAGTTCCTGCAGTACTCCCTCGCGGGCGCCTCGCTGCTCGCGCTCGGCCCCGACGCGCTGGCCGCCTCCGGTGGCAAGGGCGCGGCGCCGAAGAAGGGGGCGAAGAAGAAGATCCTCATCCTCGGGGGCACCGGCTTCCTCGGCCCCGCCGTGGTGCAGGCCGCGCAGGCCCGCGGCCACTCGCTGACCCTCTTCAACCGGGGCAAGACGCGCCCGGAGCTGTTCCCCAACGTGGAGAAGCTGCGCGGGGACAGGGACCCGGACAAGGGTGAGGGCCTCAAGGCGCTGAAGGGCCGCAAGTTCGACGCCGTCGTCGACACGTCCGGCTACTACCCGCGCATCGTCCGCGCCTCCGCCGAGCTGCTCGCGCCCAACGTGAAGCAGTACCTCTTCATCTCCAGCGTCTCCGCGTACGCCAGCGACAAGACGCCCCACGAGGACGAGAGCGGCCCCACCGCGAAGATGGCCGACCCCACGCTGGAGACCATGGGGAAGGACTACGAGTTCTATGGCGCGCTCAAGCGCCTGTGCGAGGAGGCCGCCGAGGCCTCCTTCCCCGGACGCACCGCCAACGTCCGGCCCGGGTACATCGTCGGCCCCGAGGACCGCTCGGACCGCTTCACGTACTGGCCGGTGCGCTTCGACCGCGGCGGCGAGATGCTGGCCCCCGGCACGCCCAACGACCCGCTGCAGATCATCGACGTGCGCGACCTGGCCGAGTGGCTGGTGCTGCTCATCGAGGGCAACACGAATGGCGTCTTCAACGCCGTGGGGCCGGGGCACGCGTGGACGATGGGCGCCATGCTGGACACGTGCCGGAAGGTGTCGGGCAAGGACACGAAGGTGACGTGGGTGCCGGCGGACTGGCTGGAGAAGCAGGGCGAGACGGGCGATGTCCGCCTCCCCATCTACATGCCGCCCGCGGGCACCAGCGCCGGCACGCACCTGCGCAGCAACGCCAAGGCCGTGAAGGCCGGGCTGAAGTTCCGCCCGGTGGACGTCACCGTCCGCGACACCCTGGCGTACTTCAAGGGCCTGCCCGAGGAGCGCCGGAGCAAGCTGCGCGCGGGCCTGCCTCCGGAGCGTGAGACGGAGCTGCTGGGGCAGTGGGCCAAGGCGCAGGCCGGCGGGACGGCTCCAGCCACTCCGGCTCCGGCGGCTGCTGGCAAGGGCGGGTGAGTTGAGCGGCGGGGCCCACGGTGGGTGACTCCGTGGGCCGGCCGGGAGCTTCATGTCGGGCGGCGCTGAGTCCGCTCGCAGCGCTTTCCGGGCTGTCGCGAGCGCCTCGAAGGCTCCGACGTGCGGGCGGCTCCTACCGTGGCTCCTGACCGCCCGTGCGGCAGGCGACCCGGCGTCAACTCTTCACTCGCTGCCCCGACGCACAGTGATAAGGACGCCCCGGCTGTTACCCAGAGCCACCCATTCCCATGTCCAGCATGCACATCCTGCGTGGGGCCCCGGCCCTCTCCGAATTCCGGCTCACCAAGCTCCTCGCCCGGTGCCGCGAGCAGGTGCCCTCCGCGTCGTCCGTCTACGCGGAGTTCGTGCACTTCATCGACGTCCCGGCCTTCCTCCCCGAGGAGGAGCAGGCCATGCTCGGCCGCCTCCTCGAGTACGGCCCCCGCGTCGCGGCCGGAGAGCGGGCAGGCAGCCTGTTGCTGGTCGTCCCCCGCCCGGGCACGATTTCTCCCTGGTCCTCCAAGGCCACCGACATCGCCCACAACTGCGGCCTGGGCGCGAAGGTGCGCCGCATGGAGCGCGGCACCGCGTTCTTCGTCGCCGGCCCCGGCGGCCGCGCGCTGGAGCCCGCCGAGCTGGCGCGGCTCGCGCCGGTGCTCCATGACCGGATGACGCAGGCCGTGCTGCCGCGCCTGGAGGACGCCGCCGTCCTCTTCGAGGCGCACACGCCCCGGCCCCTCACCACCGTGGACGTGCTCGGTGGAGGCCGCGCTGCCCTGGCCAGCGCCAACCGCGACCTGGGCCTCGCCCTGGCCGACGACGAAATCGACTACCTGGTGGCCCGCTTCACCGAGCTGAAGCGCAACCCGTCCGACGTCGAGCTGATGATGTTCGCGCAGGCCAACAGCGAGCACTGCCGGCACAAAATCTTCAACGCGACCTGGGCCATCGACGGGAAGCCCCAGGAGCGCTCGCTCTTCCAGGCCATCAAGAACACCTACGCCCTGAACAAGGAAGGCGTGCTGTCCGCCTACAAGGACAACGCCGCCGTCATCGAGGGCTTCGAGGTGGACCGCTTCTTCCCCGACCCGACCACGGGCGAGTGGGGCGCCGTGCGTGAGCCCGCGCACATCATGATCAAGGTCGAGACGCACAACCACCCGACGGCGATTTCGCCGTACCCGGGCGCCGCCACCGGCGCGGGCGGAGAGATTCGCGACGAGGGTGCCACCGGCCGCGGCGCCAAGCCCAAGGCGGGCCTCACCGGCTTCACCGTCAGCCACCTGCGCATCCCCGGCTTCGAGCGCCCGTGGGAGCAGCCCTACGGCAAGCCGGACCGCATCGTCTCCGCGCTCGACATCATGATTGATGGCCCGCTGGGCGGCGCCGCCTTCAACAACGAGTTCGGCCGCCCCAACCTCGCCGGCTACTTCCGCAGCTTCGAGGCGCAGGTGCCCACGCCGGAGGGCGTGGAGGTCCGCGGCTACCACAAGCCCATCATGATTGCCGGCGGCCTGGGCAACATCCGCGCGCCGCACGTGCAGAAGGGCCGCCTCCAGGCGGGCGACAAGCTCATCGTCCTGGGCGGGCCCGCCATGCTCATCGGCCTGGGCGGCGGCGCCGCGTCCTCCATGGCGCAGGGCGCGAGCGCGGCCGACCTCGACTTCGCCTCCGTGCAGCGCGACAACGCGGAGATGGAGCGGCGCTGCCAGGAGGTCATCGACCGCTGCTGGGCCATGGGCGACGCCAACCCCATCCGCTCCATCCACGACGTGGGCGCGGGCGGCCTCTCCAACGCCGTGCCCGAGCTGGCGCACGACAACGAGCTGGGAGGCCGCCTGGAGCTGCGCGCGGTGCCCAACGCGGAGCCCGGCATGGCGCCGGTGGAAATCTGGTGCAACGAGGCGCAGGAGCGCTACGTCCTGGGCGTGGCTCCCGAGGACCTGGCCCGCTTCTCCGCCCTGTGCGAGCGCGAGCGCGCCCCCTTCGCCGTGCTGGGTGACGCCACCTCCGAGCAGGTGCTGACGCTGGGGGACTCGCAGTTCGGCAACGCGCCCATCGACCTGCCGATGGACGTGCTGTTCGGCAAGCCGCCGCGCATGCACCGCGACGTGAAGTCCCGCCCGCTGGCGCTGCCGCCGCTGAAGCTGGACGTCCCGCTGAAGGACCTGGCCGAGCGCGTGCTGGGCCACCCGACGGTGGCGGACAAGTCCTTCCTCATCACCATCGGCGACCGCACCGTGGGCGGGCTCGTCAGCCGCGACCAGATGGTGGGCCCGTGGCAGGTCCCCGTGGCCGACTGCGCGGTGACGCTGTCCACCGTGACGAGCGACACCGGCGAGGCCATGGCCATGGGCGAGCGCACGCCGCTGGCCATCGTCGACGCCGCCGCCTCCGCGCGCATGGCCGTGGGCGAGGCCGTCACCAACATCGCCGCCGCCCGCATCGGCAAGCTGTCCGACGTGAAGCTGTCCGCCAACTGGATGGCCGCCGCCGGCAGCCCCGGTGAGGACGCCAACCTCTTCGCCGCCGTGCAGGCCGTGGGCATGGAGCTGTGCCCGGCCCTGGGTCTCACCATCCCCGTGGGCAAGGACTCCATGTCCATGCGCACCGTCTGGGAGGAGCGCGGGGCGCGCAAGGCCGTGACGGCTCCGGTGTCGCTCATCATCTCCGCCTTCGCGCCCGTGCTGGATGTGCGCCAGTCGCTGACGCCGCAACTGGTGGACGTGGCGGAGGACTCGCGGCTCCTGTTCATCGACCTGGCGCGCGGGAAGCAGCGGCTGGGCGGCTCCGTGGCGGCGCATGTCCACGGGCAGGTGGGCCCCGAGTGCCCCGACGTGGAGGACCCCGCGCTGCTGCGCGGCTTCTTCGCGGCGGTGCAGGCCCTCAACGTGGAAGGGCGGCTGCTGGCCTACCACGACCGCTCCGACGGCGGCCTGTGGGCCACGCTGTGCGAGATGGCCTTCGCGGGCCACTGCGGCCTGGACGTGGACGTGTCCGCGCTGGGCTCCGACGCCGTGGCGGCCCTGTTCAACGAGGAGCTGGGCGCGGTGGTGCAGGTGCGCGCCGCCGACGTGGCACGCGTGCGCGAGGTGCTGGGACAGCACGGCCTGGCGACGCACTGCCATGAGCTGGGCCGGCCCCAGGCCGTGCTCCAGGTCCGCGTGCGGCACGCCGGTGGCGTCCTGCTGGCCGAGGACACCATGGCCCTGCGCCGCACCTGGTCCCGCGTCAGCTACGAGATGCAGCTGCTGCGAGACAACCCCGTGTGCGCCGAGCAGGAGTACGCCGCCAGGTGCGACGCGGCGGACCCGGGGCTGTCTCCGGTGCTCACGTTCGACCCGACCCGGGACGTGGCCGCGCCGTTCATCGGCAAGGGCGCGAAGCCTCGCGTGGCCGTGCTGCGCGAGCAGGGCGTCAACAGCCAGCAGGAGATGGCGGCGGCCTTCACCCGCGCGGGCTTCAGCGCGGTGGACGTGCACATGAGCGACCTGCTCGCCGGGCGCGTGTCGCTGAAGGACTTCCAGGGCGTGCTGGCGTGCGGCGGCTTCTCGTACGGCGACGTGCTGGGGGCCGGTGGTGGGTGGGCGAAGTCCATCCTGTTCAACCCGCGGGCCCGGGATGAGTTCGCCGCGTTCTTCGCGCGGCCGGACAGCTTCGGCCTGGGGGCGTGCAACGGCTGCCAGATGATGGCGCAGCTGAAGGACCTGATTCCGGGGGCCGAGCACTTCCCTCGCTTCGTCCGCAATGCCTCCGAGCAGTTCGAGGCGCGGCTCGTCACGGTGGAGGTGGCGGAGACGCCGTCCCTGTTCTACCGGGGCATGGCCGGCAGCCGGATGCTCATCGTCGCGTCGCACGGCGAGGGGCGGGCGGAGTTCGTCAGCTCGGAGGAGGCGGCTCGCGTCAACGGGTTGGGGTTCGTCACCACGCGGTTCGTGGACAACCATGGGCGCGTGGCGGAGAAGTACCCCGCGAATCCGAATGGCTCGCCGTTTGGCATTGCCGGTGTGACGTCCCGGGACGGGCGCTTCACGATTTCGATGC encodes the following:
- a CDS encoding DUF2079 domain-containing protein, whose protein sequence is MLGLALPFLIWGVFVVPPMWLQSLHGCFSHYDLGIYVQALARLSFDDPNPWLSARQVKIFNDHFDPILWLARPLVSVLSPMWAALVAEALFVLLSMAPLLWLHVKGRLDRRATALLCAVLLLGPSALDAIMFPVHPTTWSMLPWVLLGVAWHLRKNGLLLVSLVLLFACKEEFPFAGIMLAVALWLRGDRRLAVGVLVLSVAWLGLVNVWRPYWMGPTIDYNERLRRGLAEGPVPFLLDRFSPRQLSRIGTLMLLFLPLSIWAWRERLKPDWRWMLVLLPMLGIRFLGMAWRHQYGAPLVTAAVMGLLPIFFARRRIPAWVLVTTGVLLVTTNESNIKQLRLTFASPSTYPQMCPGNPERLAGVQRGVDYLLTHREGRALLGGNLVTPLATRDELYTIGGPQPENTLVYDYVLVEKPPLGNIQPVPPERIAELISVWRAQEGTEVIIDDAHIFLAKGRFTTAH
- a CDS encoding phospholipase C/P1 nuclease family protein, whose protein sequence is MTRTLLACVLFLVLGLPSGAAAFSVEDHRALTAAAVDAAVSSGAAPGLAEHREAVLHGATAEDLNLHVKWTGWHHFYRPEGRLDSVLRQGSDSRVRDLWDEALEAARHGDMTRAWDRAGHLAHHLEDMASPPHVVPVNHSFTDRFEGQGLGGALTRLPPREVAPLSGVEAHHALARETLEVVRSQALTTVEGTFIPWSAFWAEPDSRSPGAFGAYGPVGNSFGLAEVRWQGRSRRVDAAVASAFMDARAAAAVAYTRAFLTWAAQRFAEVSAPGAPGLALRGFRPPPELSLQLLGGVNRDARGSAPVAGLRAALPLPHALGLSVDWTRGVGSGPMRPRGGWALAVQSPPLWAWRPGYSVGVDLRASLGVGLVSWEGGSRVGVPVGLRAHASLGGPFVASTEVLYQGLRPPGAAWGHGVSFTVGVGVALGDR
- a CDS encoding NAD-dependent epimerase/dehydratase family protein produces the protein MSSSRRKFLQYSLAGASLLALGPDALAASGGKGAAPKKGAKKKILILGGTGFLGPAVVQAAQARGHSLTLFNRGKTRPELFPNVEKLRGDRDPDKGEGLKALKGRKFDAVVDTSGYYPRIVRASAELLAPNVKQYLFISSVSAYASDKTPHEDESGPTAKMADPTLETMGKDYEFYGALKRLCEEAAEASFPGRTANVRPGYIVGPEDRSDRFTYWPVRFDRGGEMLAPGTPNDPLQIIDVRDLAEWLVLLIEGNTNGVFNAVGPGHAWTMGAMLDTCRKVSGKDTKVTWVPADWLEKQGETGDVRLPIYMPPAGTSAGTHLRSNAKAVKAGLKFRPVDVTVRDTLAYFKGLPEERRSKLRAGLPPERETELLGQWAKAQAGGTAPATPAPAAAGKGG
- the purL gene encoding phosphoribosylformylglycinamidine synthase — protein: MSSMHILRGAPALSEFRLTKLLARCREQVPSASSVYAEFVHFIDVPAFLPEEEQAMLGRLLEYGPRVAAGERAGSLLLVVPRPGTISPWSSKATDIAHNCGLGAKVRRMERGTAFFVAGPGGRALEPAELARLAPVLHDRMTQAVLPRLEDAAVLFEAHTPRPLTTVDVLGGGRAALASANRDLGLALADDEIDYLVARFTELKRNPSDVELMMFAQANSEHCRHKIFNATWAIDGKPQERSLFQAIKNTYALNKEGVLSAYKDNAAVIEGFEVDRFFPDPTTGEWGAVREPAHIMIKVETHNHPTAISPYPGAATGAGGEIRDEGATGRGAKPKAGLTGFTVSHLRIPGFERPWEQPYGKPDRIVSALDIMIDGPLGGAAFNNEFGRPNLAGYFRSFEAQVPTPEGVEVRGYHKPIMIAGGLGNIRAPHVQKGRLQAGDKLIVLGGPAMLIGLGGGAASSMAQGASAADLDFASVQRDNAEMERRCQEVIDRCWAMGDANPIRSIHDVGAGGLSNAVPELAHDNELGGRLELRAVPNAEPGMAPVEIWCNEAQERYVLGVAPEDLARFSALCERERAPFAVLGDATSEQVLTLGDSQFGNAPIDLPMDVLFGKPPRMHRDVKSRPLALPPLKLDVPLKDLAERVLGHPTVADKSFLITIGDRTVGGLVSRDQMVGPWQVPVADCAVTLSTVTSDTGEAMAMGERTPLAIVDAAASARMAVGEAVTNIAAARIGKLSDVKLSANWMAAAGSPGEDANLFAAVQAVGMELCPALGLTIPVGKDSMSMRTVWEERGARKAVTAPVSLIISAFAPVLDVRQSLTPQLVDVAEDSRLLFIDLARGKQRLGGSVAAHVHGQVGPECPDVEDPALLRGFFAAVQALNVEGRLLAYHDRSDGGLWATLCEMAFAGHCGLDVDVSALGSDAVAALFNEELGAVVQVRAADVARVREVLGQHGLATHCHELGRPQAVLQVRVRHAGGVLLAEDTMALRRTWSRVSYEMQLLRDNPVCAEQEYAARCDAADPGLSPVLTFDPTRDVAAPFIGKGAKPRVAVLREQGVNSQQEMAAAFTRAGFSAVDVHMSDLLAGRVSLKDFQGVLACGGFSYGDVLGAGGGWAKSILFNPRARDEFAAFFARPDSFGLGACNGCQMMAQLKDLIPGAEHFPRFVRNASEQFEARLVTVEVAETPSLFYRGMAGSRMLIVASHGEGRAEFVSSEEAARVNGLGFVTTRFVDNHGRVAEKYPANPNGSPFGIAGVTSRDGRFTISMPHPERVHRSVQHSWRPREWGDDGPWMRIFRNARAWLG